A single Acidobacteriota bacterium DNA region contains:
- a CDS encoding HigA family addiction module antitoxin, with product MTRMKNPAHPGRLVASAIEAEGWTITHVAEQLGVTRAFLSRILHGHAGITAATALRLEALGWSDAEHWMRMQASHDLARERRRGED from the coding sequence ATGACCCGCATGAAGAACCCCGCCCACCCAGGCAGGCTCGTCGCGAGCGCCATCGAGGCCGAGGGCTGGACGATCACGCACGTCGCCGAGCAGCTCGGCGTCACCCGCGCGTTCCTGTCGCGCATCCTCCATGGACATGCCGGCATCACCGCAGCCACCGCGCTGCGGCTCGAGGCGCTCGGCTGGTCCGACGCGGAACACTGGATGCGGATGCAGGCGAGCCACGACCTCGCCCGGGAACGGCGGCGCGGGGAGGACTGA
- a CDS encoding metalloregulator ArsR/SmtB family transcription factor produces the protein MVEQHLNRIFHALSNPTRRAILGRLASGQTTVGDLSRPLPLSFAGVSKHLGVLERAGLVTREARGRERICRLNPAALRDAQDWLEFHTRFWTERLDALGALVETGGDEEGERR, from the coding sequence ATGGTTGAACAACACCTGAACCGCATCTTCCACGCCCTCTCCAACCCCACCCGCCGCGCCATCCTCGGCCGCCTCGCCTCGGGCCAAACAACCGTAGGCGATCTCTCCCGCCCACTCCCCCTGTCCTTCGCCGGCGTCTCCAAACACCTCGGCGTACTCGAACGCGCCGGCCTCGTCACCCGCGAGGCACGCGGCCGGGAACGCATCTGCCGGCTCAACCCGGCCGCGCTCCGGGACGCCCAGGACTGGCTCGAGTTCCACACGCGCTTCTGGACGGAGCGCCTCGATGCGCTTGGCGCCCTGGTCGAGACCGGCGGCGACGAGGAGGGCGAACGGCGATGA
- a CDS encoding SRPBCC domain-containing protein, which yields MTDLTLQRVIDAPVERVYAAWTDPELLKQWLAPGNAVASRAVADVAVGGTFLIEMRGTDGQRWLARGVYREVAPLRRLVHTWRWEGSDTETLVTIEFEPESADRTRLTLTHARFTQDEARDEHERSWADCLEKLRELCAA from the coding sequence ATGACGGACCTGACGCTTCAACGCGTGATCGACGCACCGGTGGAGCGGGTCTACGCGGCCTGGACCGACCCGGAGTTGCTGAAGCAGTGGCTGGCGCCGGGCAATGCCGTGGCCTCGCGCGCGGTCGCCGACGTCGCGGTCGGCGGGACGTTCCTCATCGAGATGCGCGGGACCGACGGGCAGCGCTGGCTCGCGCGCGGCGTGTACCGGGAAGTCGCGCCGCTACGTCGTCTGGTGCACACCTGGCGCTGGGAAGGCAGTGACACCGAGACGCTGGTCACCATCGAGTTCGAGCCCGAATCGGCCGACAGGACGCGCCTCACGCTCACTCATGCCCGGTTCACCCAGGACGAGGCCCGCGACGAGCACGAGCGGAGCTGGGCCGACTGTCTCGAGAAGCTCAGGGAGCTGTGCGCCGCGTGA
- a CDS encoding alpha/beta fold hydrolase, with amino-acid sequence MNGTSSTARPDWVSDDLFPFESRFLDLPPDHRMHYIDEGEGEPIVFVHGNPAWSFLFRHPVRELRSEYRCIALDHIGFGLSSRSARREDHRPGSHARRLAALLDHLDLRGITLFMNDWGGPIGLDFARRHPERVKRLVIANTWCWPVGDDFHFRSFSFLMSSWIGQYLLRRHNIFVNRVMPRAVGDRRVLTPEIMAHYRGAQPSPAARAASAALPGYIVGASDWLRSIWQDRAAFADKPALILWGLKDIAFRRKELERWKSALRDVEVRELEDCGHFLAEEAPGRVVEALRGFMGRSVEARPMGLRPGFDLDDIGGLLDVLDGPTRR; translated from the coding sequence GTGAACGGGACCTCATCGACCGCCCGTCCCGACTGGGTCTCGGACGACCTGTTTCCCTTCGAGAGCCGCTTTCTCGACCTCCCGCCCGATCACCGGATGCACTACATCGACGAAGGCGAGGGCGAGCCGATCGTGTTCGTCCACGGCAACCCCGCATGGTCGTTCCTGTTCCGGCATCCGGTCCGGGAACTGCGATCGGAGTACCGCTGCATAGCACTCGACCACATCGGCTTCGGCCTCTCGTCACGGAGCGCACGGCGCGAGGACCATCGTCCCGGGAGTCACGCGCGCCGCCTGGCCGCCCTGCTCGACCATCTCGACCTTCGCGGGATCACCCTGTTCATGAACGACTGGGGCGGGCCGATCGGCCTCGACTTCGCGCGCAGGCACCCGGAGCGCGTCAAGCGTCTCGTCATCGCGAACACCTGGTGCTGGCCGGTCGGGGACGACTTCCACTTCAGGTCGTTCAGCTTCCTGATGTCGAGCTGGATCGGCCAGTACCTCCTGCGGCGCCACAACATCTTCGTGAACCGGGTGATGCCGAGAGCGGTCGGCGACCGACGCGTCCTGACGCCGGAGATCATGGCCCACTACCGCGGCGCCCAACCGTCGCCCGCGGCACGGGCCGCGAGCGCCGCGCTGCCGGGCTACATCGTAGGCGCGAGCGACTGGCTGCGCTCGATCTGGCAGGACCGCGCCGCCTTCGCGGACAAGCCGGCGCTCATTCTCTGGGGCCTGAAGGACATCGCGTTCCGGAGGAAGGAACTGGAGCGGTGGAAGTCGGCGCTTCGGGACGTCGAGGTGCGCGAGCTCGAGGACTGCGGGCACTTTCTGGCGGAGGAGGCGCCGGGGAGGGTCGTGGAGGCGCTTCGGGGGTTCATGGGGCGGTCGGTAGAGGCACGTCCCATGGGGCTCCGGCCGGGGTTCGACCTGGACGACATCGGCGGTCTGCTCGACGTTCTGGACGGTCCAACCCGCCGGTGA
- a CDS encoding type II toxin-antitoxin system VapC family toxin, with protein sequence MTLIDANVLLYAYDSESPFQKASARWLETELSSGRSVSFALVTLLAFVRIASDRRVFSRPLTPAEACSLIEGWLALPNARLLQPGPRTWKILSEVCGSGQARGPMVMDAHLAALALEHGASITTTDRDFTRFPGIDLMDPTEATSHQA encoded by the coding sequence GTGACACTCATCGACGCCAATGTGCTGCTCTACGCCTACGACTCCGAGAGTCCGTTCCAGAAGGCGTCGGCGCGATGGCTCGAGACCGAACTTTCGTCAGGCCGCTCCGTCAGCTTCGCGCTCGTCACTTTGCTCGCCTTCGTCCGCATCGCCTCGGATCGCCGCGTCTTCTCCCGTCCTCTGACGCCGGCCGAAGCCTGCTCCCTGATTGAAGGGTGGCTGGCCCTGCCGAACGCCAGGCTGCTGCAACCGGGGCCGCGGACCTGGAAGATCCTGAGCGAAGTCTGCGGCAGCGGTCAGGCCAGGGGCCCGATGGTGATGGACGCGCACCTCGCCGCACTGGCGCTCGAGCACGGCGCCTCGATCACCACCACCGACCGGGACTTCACGCGGTTCCCGGGTATCGACCTCATGGACCCGACAGAAGCGACCTCGCACCAGGCGTGA
- a CDS encoding protein phosphatase 2C domain-containing protein, whose translation MIEGRDFAAATTIGARCRQEDDWGVHVQPPALEKGALLLAGVADGMGGMPAGDRASDVAIRTFFDSYSLISQPARGRLRRALAHANREVGIVVEAEPDLAGMGCTLVVVLFFNDRAEWLSIGDSLILRWRADGLKRINPLHTYGNELDVQVKRGEISADSAREHPDRAALTSAIQGTVLEEVAQGELDVALGDIVILASDGLASLDDQEIESICAARVDGEEPAARIATTLIGRIEARARPGQDNATVVVVRIGGDKLGPVDSRMAEHASRRKSSEGEAADRQGRASGFGKRVESRRLVSEEDPSGSTA comes from the coding sequence ATGATTGAGGGCCGCGACTTCGCGGCGGCGACAACGATCGGAGCGCGATGTCGTCAGGAGGACGACTGGGGGGTCCACGTTCAGCCGCCCGCTCTTGAGAAGGGTGCACTCCTGCTGGCTGGCGTGGCGGATGGAATGGGCGGAATGCCGGCTGGCGACCGGGCCAGCGACGTGGCGATTCGGACGTTCTTCGACAGCTACTCTCTGATCTCCCAGCCTGCCCGAGGTCGCCTGCGGCGCGCGTTGGCACACGCGAACCGAGAGGTGGGAATCGTCGTTGAGGCCGAGCCTGACCTCGCCGGCATGGGCTGCACGCTCGTGGTTGTGCTGTTCTTCAATGACCGAGCCGAGTGGCTCAGCATCGGCGACTCCCTCATTCTTCGGTGGCGGGCGGATGGGCTCAAGCGAATCAACCCGCTGCATACGTACGGCAACGAGTTAGACGTTCAAGTCAAGCGGGGCGAGATATCCGCCGATTCGGCTCGGGAGCACCCCGACCGCGCGGCGTTGACGAGTGCAATCCAAGGAACTGTACTTGAGGAAGTGGCCCAAGGCGAGCTGGATGTTGCGTTGGGTGACATCGTGATTCTAGCGAGTGACGGTCTCGCGTCGCTTGACGACCAAGAAATCGAATCGATCTGCGCGGCACGGGTCGACGGAGAAGAACCTGCCGCGCGAATTGCGACGACCCTGATTGGCCGGATAGAAGCTCGCGCGCGGCCGGGACAAGACAATGCCACAGTCGTCGTTGTACGGATTGGCGGCGACAAGCTCGGGCCTGTCGACAGTCGGATGGCGGAGCACGCTAGTCGACGGAAGAGCTCAGAAGGTGAGGCTGCAGATCGGCAGGGGAGAGCTTCGGGGTTTGGCAAGCGCGTCGAGAGCAGAAGACTCGTATCGGAAGAAGATCCGTCTGGGAGCACCGCATGA
- a CDS encoding FHA domain-containing protein — MPILRGPDGQIIDDKTDQIAKSKSSGSRDDAVEPDTDPIARRRERNEESLFEPKHGAAHRSPGGPTAPKEGGGVDKTRVIRRRTRAASSSSVPELSDPMSDPPVGWLVIVGGPGQGHSFALGTGMNSIGRGDDARLRIAFGDDGISRSDHARLAYDPRRRLFHLSHGSGANLTYLNGEVVMSPMQIESGSTIEIGATTLRFQAFCSTDFDWSDVDD; from the coding sequence ATGCCGATTCTGCGTGGCCCCGATGGGCAGATCATCGACGACAAGACAGATCAGATTGCCAAGAGCAAATCGAGTGGTAGCAGGGATGATGCGGTCGAGCCTGACACTGATCCTATAGCTCGGCGGCGTGAGCGCAACGAAGAGTCCCTGTTCGAGCCGAAACACGGGGCTGCTCATCGGTCCCCGGGGGGGCCGACGGCGCCAAAGGAAGGGGGAGGTGTCGACAAGACACGAGTGATTCGCCGGCGGACTCGGGCGGCGAGTTCTTCATCGGTACCCGAACTGAGCGATCCCATGAGCGACCCGCCAGTGGGCTGGCTTGTGATCGTCGGTGGTCCGGGCCAAGGCCACTCATTCGCCCTCGGCACGGGCATGAACTCAATTGGTCGCGGGGACGACGCACGGCTTCGGATCGCCTTCGGCGATGACGGCATCTCGCGTTCTGACCATGCGCGGCTCGCGTACGATCCGCGACGGCGGTTGTTCCATCTGAGTCACGGAAGCGGCGCAAACCTCACCTACCTCAACGGCGAGGTCGTAATGTCGCCGATGCAGATCGAGTCGGGGTCTACGATTGAGATAGGCGCCACGACGCTGCGTTTCCAGGCCTTCTGTTCCACGGACTTCGACTGGTCCGACGTCGATGATTGA
- a CDS encoding SUMF1/EgtB/PvdO family nonheme iron enzyme, with protein MSESGGYEHRQALPRGHLLHGRYELLDVLGVGGFGVTYLGRDAQLERRVAIKEYFPNEFAVREGSAMHAKSSSDREDVKWGLARFLDEARVLARFRHPNLVRVIDYFKENRTAYIVMDYEEGEPLDKILDRLGGRLSESQLRKVLLPVVDGLRDVHAAGFLHRDIKPSNVFIRRSDESPVLLDFGAARQALGRKSKNLTAVVSAGYSPPEQYESGGEQGVWTDIYALSALCYRAVTGELPVEATSRMHRLARGQADPQRSLTERAVKGFSRTLLEVVDRGLSVDERARPASLEEWVSRLEGTSSGKEPVAAPKEEAPVTPVAAVPAQDASMDAGAAVVASGRWRIQETRGWWLSAAVAVLVLVVGGVMLWDRMVPPQSSSEAPEERPVGSGEYEEAAQTGMQSEGEADLDPIARGGNDAGAAGVLERAVDSPSSPVPVRSEEDGRAATPEEPSPERTPRRRERPEERTQGESISASPLGGSATLVVHTAPPGVEVLVDGLSVGESPLERGDIRSGNRMVTLRHSAYEELSLPDQQFSDGVVLQIDRQLVRGTGRLQVLTVPSAAWIEQDGRRLAEGTPVTLELPAGAVTLTLGAEEHHSMQVEVDVPKGGLERLERRLESVPYGTLTLELVPRDARVELAGVAGGYQPGVRLPEGSHVVTVSRSGYHHLSRPVEVYGATLERVVLERRTYEVGDVFRDRLSSGGEGPELVVMPPGSFRMGCVSGQSCAEDQEPVHSVEMKSFALSKHEVMFEEYDRFASSSVRRRPDDEGWGRGRRPVINVSFEDAQAYASWLSAETGESYRLPSESEWEYAARAGTRTAFSWGNEIGTNRANCGGCGSEWDDSRTAPVGSFAANDWGLHDMHGNVWEWVQDCWNESYLGAPSDGTAWLQGVDCPTLDHSVRVLRGGSWYGFALSIRAANRHRKVSFDYDNIIGFRVARTLTP; from the coding sequence ATGTCCGAATCCGGAGGTTACGAACACCGACAGGCCTTGCCAAGGGGCCATCTTCTGCACGGCCGGTATGAGCTGTTGGACGTTCTTGGTGTTGGCGGTTTCGGCGTGACCTATCTTGGCCGCGATGCCCAACTGGAGCGGCGTGTGGCGATCAAGGAGTACTTCCCGAACGAGTTCGCGGTTCGTGAAGGCTCGGCGATGCATGCGAAGTCTTCTAGCGACCGGGAGGACGTGAAGTGGGGTTTGGCTCGGTTCCTGGACGAGGCGCGTGTTTTGGCACGATTTCGTCACCCGAACCTAGTGCGGGTGATCGACTACTTCAAAGAGAACAGAACCGCATACATCGTAATGGACTATGAGGAAGGCGAGCCACTAGACAAGATCTTAGATCGGCTCGGCGGCAGGCTCTCGGAGAGTCAGTTGCGAAAGGTCTTACTGCCGGTCGTTGATGGCCTTCGAGATGTGCATGCAGCGGGGTTTCTGCACCGGGACATCAAGCCGTCGAACGTGTTCATTCGGCGTTCGGACGAGTCGCCTGTGCTGCTGGACTTCGGCGCTGCACGTCAGGCGCTTGGTCGAAAATCGAAGAACCTGACCGCGGTCGTGTCGGCAGGGTACTCGCCGCCAGAGCAGTACGAGAGCGGTGGCGAGCAAGGGGTTTGGACGGACATCTATGCTCTCTCGGCTTTGTGCTATCGGGCCGTTACGGGTGAGCTTCCGGTTGAGGCCACTAGCCGGATGCATCGATTGGCACGGGGCCAAGCGGATCCTCAGCGGTCGTTGACCGAGCGAGCCGTCAAGGGGTTCTCTAGAACGCTTCTTGAGGTGGTGGACCGCGGTTTGAGTGTAGATGAGAGGGCGCGTCCGGCATCGCTGGAGGAGTGGGTCTCCCGGTTGGAGGGCACGTCTTCAGGGAAGGAGCCGGTGGCAGCGCCGAAGGAGGAAGCCCCGGTCACTCCGGTGGCAGCGGTGCCTGCGCAGGACGCATCTATGGATGCTGGGGCAGCTGTCGTTGCGAGCGGTCGTTGGAGAATCCAAGAGACACGAGGTTGGTGGCTGTCCGCCGCAGTGGCTGTTCTCGTGCTGGTTGTTGGGGGCGTGATGCTGTGGGACCGCATGGTGCCGCCGCAATCGAGTTCAGAGGCGCCTGAGGAACGTCCTGTCGGCAGTGGTGAGTACGAGGAAGCGGCCCAGACCGGGATGCAATCGGAGGGAGAAGCGGACCTTGATCCGATTGCCCGGGGAGGCAACGACGCGGGCGCGGCCGGTGTACTGGAACGTGCTGTCGACAGCCCTTCGTCTCCGGTGCCGGTCAGGAGCGAAGAAGACGGGCGTGCGGCCACACCTGAGGAACCGTCACCGGAAAGGACTCCGAGACGGCGTGAGCGACCGGAAGAGAGAACGCAGGGAGAGTCGATATCGGCGTCGCCGCTTGGCGGTAGTGCGACTCTCGTTGTGCATACAGCGCCACCTGGTGTCGAGGTGCTTGTAGACGGCTTGTCTGTGGGAGAGAGCCCATTGGAACGGGGCGACATTCGGTCCGGCAACCGCATGGTGACGTTGCGCCATTCGGCTTATGAGGAGTTGAGCCTGCCGGACCAGCAGTTTTCGGACGGCGTCGTACTGCAGATCGACCGACAACTCGTGCGTGGTACGGGTCGGCTGCAAGTGTTGACCGTGCCCAGTGCCGCTTGGATCGAACAGGATGGTCGGCGCCTAGCGGAAGGAACGCCCGTAACGCTGGAGTTGCCAGCAGGTGCTGTGACTCTGACGCTCGGCGCCGAGGAGCATCACTCAATGCAGGTGGAGGTGGATGTTCCGAAGGGTGGTTTGGAGCGTTTGGAGCGTCGCTTGGAATCGGTGCCGTACGGCACGCTGACGCTGGAGCTCGTTCCTCGGGATGCCCGAGTGGAGCTTGCTGGGGTTGCGGGTGGGTACCAACCTGGCGTGCGGTTGCCGGAGGGAAGTCATGTTGTGACGGTGAGTCGCTCCGGCTACCACCACTTGAGCCGGCCAGTGGAGGTGTACGGTGCCACTCTGGAGCGGGTCGTCTTGGAGCGCCGAACGTACGAGGTTGGTGACGTGTTCCGGGACCGGCTGAGTTCTGGCGGCGAGGGTCCAGAGCTTGTAGTTATGCCTCCAGGTTCATTCCGTATGGGTTGCGTTTCGGGTCAATCGTGTGCCGAGGATCAGGAACCTGTGCATAGCGTGGAGATGAAGTCGTTCGCGTTGTCGAAGCACGAGGTAATGTTCGAGGAGTATGACCGGTTCGCTTCTTCGAGCGTGCGTCGGCGACCTGATGACGAGGGTTGGGGTCGCGGCCGTCGTCCTGTGATCAACGTGTCCTTCGAGGACGCTCAGGCGTACGCATCGTGGTTGTCGGCCGAGACGGGTGAGAGCTATCGTTTACCGAGTGAGTCTGAGTGGGAGTATGCGGCCCGTGCAGGCACGCGTACAGCCTTCTCCTGGGGCAACGAGATCGGTACGAATCGTGCGAACTGCGGTGGTTGCGGCAGCGAATGGGACGACAGTCGAACTGCGCCTGTCGGTTCGTTCGCTGCGAATGACTGGGGTCTTCACGACATGCACGGTAATGTCTGGGAGTGGGTGCAAGACTGCTGGAACGAGAGCTACTTGGGTGCTCCGTCGGACGGCACGGCTTGGCTTCAAGGTGTTGACTGTCCTACGCTTGACCATTCCGTCCGCGTGTTACGCGGTGGTTCGTGGTATGGCTTTGCGTTGTCCATCCGTGCGGCGAACCGCCACCGTAAGGTGTCGTTTGACTACGACAACATCATCGGTTTCCGCGTAGCCCGGACGCTCACGCCTTGA
- a CDS encoding serine/threonine-protein phosphatase → MADCEASIEAACYADIGGRTHQQDRVAVLGKGDSKLLVLADGLGGHSDGGLAAEAVVEAAEERLGEWAGGDAEELLASIVKAAHQRIRKVGAERRGSPHSTCVLLHISQTVAVWAHVGDSRMYHFESGKLVGRTLDHSIVELMRLQGRLSEEEMKAHPDQNRLYASLGGSRPPEPETGGAAVFEFSGFLLVSDGVWENATNADMRDVFRGVELAAGVRRLVERAKANGGSSCDNLAAAGARPSRRSPGSERGH, encoded by the coding sequence GTGGCTGACTGCGAAGCGAGCATCGAAGCCGCCTGCTACGCGGACATTGGCGGCCGCACCCACCAGCAGGACCGGGTCGCCGTCCTCGGGAAGGGCGACTCAAAGTTGCTGGTCCTTGCGGACGGCCTGGGCGGTCATTCCGATGGGGGGCTCGCTGCGGAGGCGGTCGTCGAGGCAGCGGAAGAGCGGCTTGGCGAGTGGGCCGGGGGTGACGCCGAAGAGCTCCTTGCGTCCATCGTAAAGGCGGCTCATCAGCGGATTCGAAAGGTGGGGGCCGAACGCAGGGGCTCCCCTCACAGCACCTGCGTCCTGCTCCACATTAGCCAGACGGTTGCCGTGTGGGCCCATGTTGGCGACAGCCGGATGTACCACTTCGAGAGTGGAAAGCTGGTCGGTCGTACGCTCGACCACTCTATCGTTGAGCTCATGCGTCTGCAGGGCCGCCTATCCGAGGAAGAGATGAAAGCCCATCCGGATCAGAACCGGTTGTATGCCTCGCTCGGCGGCAGCAGGCCGCCCGAACCGGAAACGGGCGGCGCGGCCGTCTTTGAGTTCAGCGGGTTTTTGTTGGTCAGCGATGGCGTTTGGGAGAACGCCACGAATGCGGATATGAGGGACGTCTTCCGTGGTGTGGAACTGGCTGCGGGCGTGCGGAGACTCGTTGAGCGCGCGAAGGCCAACGGAGGCTCTTCATGTGACAACTTGGCCGCGGCCGGCGCTAGGCCCAGCCGCAGGTCACCAGGCAGCGAACGTGGTCACTGA
- a CDS encoding MotA/TolQ/ExbB proton channel family protein has protein sequence MSETNLRLLAALGGLVAGALFVGVLSLLVPPPATGELGAGGILLDRGSAIYPFTIQNLMWLLFFVGLSDVLVRFVRGGRELRQMKLHLLPEDDQTMLRAKDLGDIYTRVNPRAPSESNFLQRLIVRIVLQFQSSRSVNQSNALLNSSLELLQHEIELKYNMMRYMVWLIPTLGFIGTVIGIALALGEAGNMPVTSDQTAVGEWMKILTGKLAVAFNTTLVALLLSAILVFLMHVAQGREESALNRAGQYCLDNLINRLYEK, from the coding sequence GTGTCCGAAACGAATCTGCGGCTGCTGGCAGCCCTCGGAGGTTTGGTGGCGGGAGCGCTGTTCGTAGGAGTTCTGAGCTTACTTGTGCCACCGCCAGCGACGGGCGAACTCGGCGCCGGGGGCATTCTTCTGGATCGAGGAAGCGCAATCTACCCGTTCACGATCCAGAACCTGATGTGGCTCTTGTTTTTTGTGGGCCTTTCGGATGTTCTTGTACGCTTTGTTCGCGGCGGTCGGGAGCTTCGGCAGATGAAGTTGCATTTGTTGCCCGAGGATGACCAGACGATGCTGCGTGCGAAAGACCTCGGCGACATTTACACTCGCGTAAACCCGCGGGCGCCGAGCGAGAGTAACTTCCTGCAGCGCCTCATCGTGCGAATCGTGCTGCAGTTCCAGAGCAGCCGTTCGGTGAATCAGTCCAACGCTTTACTGAACTCCAGTCTCGAGCTTCTTCAGCACGAGATCGAGTTGAAGTACAACATGATGCGCTACATGGTCTGGTTGATCCCGACTCTGGGCTTTATCGGCACCGTTATCGGCATCGCGTTGGCTCTGGGAGAGGCTGGGAACATGCCGGTCACGTCGGACCAGACCGCTGTCGGCGAGTGGATGAAGATCTTGACGGGCAAACTTGCCGTGGCTTTCAATACTACACTCGTAGCGTTGTTGTTGTCCGCGATTCTCGTGTTCCTGATGCATGTGGCTCAAGGTCGCGAGGAATCTGCACTCAACCGGGCCGGCCAATACTGCCTCGACAATCTCATCAACCGGCTCTATGAGAAGTAG
- a CDS encoding trypsin-like peptidase domain-containing protein — translation MTARGVARLILIATTMALLRGPAFPAAPLGDQAFLDRVNPAVVQVITEVGSGTGFVVNDQGYVATNHHVVEGSREFVVAQAGRHASAELIWSDPDLDLALLSTDLAGLEALVLAVSPPRVLSDVTAVGFPGVADIMSLSTEASDPTFTEGNVGKRIQRGTWNGRRELRVVQHSAQINPGNSGGPLIDACGRVIGVNTSGPRALVIVTQDGVDVQAPTGVFFASFIAELADSLETQSVAYRSATDSCEAPLAVGPGVATADAEDLARRIEELERNLDGQNTQERAATEERLAELDREWEELLAGSTSNRWLTAPLAGAVAVVILASIMLFGFASLKVGMAEAIARVGRGASHVVRSRRARAASVPASVARKRADTFRVRVGRGRDVDVKLSSSRVSRLHVELEVRGQEYLLLDHGSTNGTRVLRDGTWQPVTQELVGPDEQLELGDYRTTARQLMALADASSHSGGVGVPSSEGYVSDDRPVGPVRRDARGRVVPH, via the coding sequence ATGACTGCACGGGGCGTCGCTCGTCTGATCTTGATAGCGACCACGATGGCGCTTCTCCGCGGACCGGCTTTTCCCGCCGCACCGCTTGGCGATCAGGCGTTTCTCGATCGGGTGAATCCGGCTGTCGTCCAGGTGATCACTGAAGTCGGATCGGGTACGGGCTTCGTCGTGAACGATCAAGGCTACGTGGCAACCAATCATCATGTCGTCGAAGGAAGCCGTGAGTTCGTGGTGGCTCAGGCGGGCCGGCACGCCTCGGCTGAGCTGATCTGGTCCGACCCAGACCTTGATCTGGCTCTCCTGTCTACGGACTTGGCCGGTTTAGAAGCTCTGGTGTTGGCCGTTTCGCCTCCCCGTGTGTTGTCCGATGTGACAGCTGTGGGATTCCCGGGCGTTGCGGACATCATGTCGCTGAGCACCGAAGCGTCCGACCCGACCTTCACCGAAGGCAACGTCGGGAAACGAATCCAGCGAGGCACATGGAATGGGCGTCGTGAACTGAGAGTCGTTCAGCACTCCGCTCAGATCAATCCGGGAAACAGCGGCGGCCCACTCATTGATGCTTGCGGCCGCGTGATTGGCGTCAACACCAGCGGTCCGCGAGCCCTCGTGATTGTGACCCAGGACGGCGTGGATGTTCAGGCCCCTACAGGGGTTTTCTTCGCTTCCTTCATTGCCGAGCTTGCCGATTCCCTGGAGACGCAGAGTGTCGCGTACCGCTCGGCCACGGACTCCTGTGAAGCGCCGTTGGCTGTGGGGCCTGGTGTTGCGACGGCAGACGCCGAGGACCTCGCGAGACGAATCGAGGAGTTGGAACGGAATCTCGATGGACAGAATACTCAGGAGCGTGCAGCTACTGAGGAGAGGCTTGCCGAGTTGGATCGCGAGTGGGAGGAACTTCTCGCGGGCAGCACTTCAAACCGTTGGCTGACGGCGCCACTGGCTGGCGCCGTTGCCGTCGTCATCCTCGCTTCGATCATGCTCTTCGGCTTCGCATCGCTCAAGGTCGGCATGGCCGAGGCAATTGCCCGCGTGGGGCGCGGCGCTTCCCATGTCGTGCGTTCCCGTCGTGCGCGGGCGGCCTCCGTTCCGGCGTCCGTAGCCAGGAAGCGAGCGGACACCTTTCGTGTTCGGGTAGGCAGAGGGCGTGACGTGGACGTGAAGTTGAGTTCGTCGAGAGTATCCCGGCTACATGTGGAGCTAGAGGTTCGGGGTCAGGAATACCTCCTGCTTGATCACGGCAGTACGAACGGTACGAGAGTCCTTCGCGACGGCACCTGGCAGCCAGTGACTCAAGAGTTGGTTGGACCGGACGAACAGCTCGAACTGGGCGACTACAGGACCACGGCCCGCCAGCTCATGGCACTGGCGGACGCTTCGTCTCATAGCGGTGGCGTAGGAGTGCCCTCGTCGGAGGGCTACGTTTCTGACGACAGACCGGTTGGGCCGGTCAGGCGCGACGCGCGCGGCCGCGTCGTACCGCACTAG
- a CDS encoding aldolase/citrate lyase family protein, which produces MSRFRSWKIAGTLSRRRRRRGWWRCLGVHGARSVGDIRSAWVRMIAACRAAGIDAIDGPFGDFRNDKAYLKQATYAANLGAVGNWCIHPNQIPLANDVFAPSPREIKQAQKMVDLYNESVAKGAGAGGKGGQLVDAATLRTYQPVLDRARATGRS; this is translated from the coding sequence ATGTCGAGGTTCAGGAGTTGGAAGATTGCGGGCACTTTGTCGCGGAGGAGGCGCCGAAGAGGGTGGTGGAGGTGCCTCGGCGTTCATGGGGCTCGTAGCGTCGGCGACATACGGTCCGCTTGGGTCCGCATGATCGCCGCCTGCCGCGCCGCCGGCATCGACGCCATCGACGGCCCCTTCGGCGACTTCCGCAACGACAAGGCCTACCTCAAGCAGGCCACCTACGCCGCCAACCTCGGCGCCGTCGGCAACTGGTGCATCCACCCCAACCAGATTCCGCTCGCCAACGACGTCTTCGCCCCGTCGCCCAGGGAGATCAAGCAGGCGCAGAAGATGGTCGACCTGTACAACGAGTCGGTGGCGAAGGGGGCCGGGGCCGGCGGCAAGGGCGGGCAGTTGGTGGATGCGGCTACGTTGCGGACCTATCAGCCGGTGTTGGATCGGGCGCGGGCAACGGGGAGGTCGTAG